From a single Hypanus sabinus isolate sHypSab1 chromosome 7, sHypSab1.hap1, whole genome shotgun sequence genomic region:
- the LOC132396803 gene encoding beta-crystallin B1-like → MSEMASQSSPVSERKSQQPKKVEGWMGSYRLFVYERENFQGRCQEFTGGCTNLCDAGFDRVGSIRVESGPWVAYELSNFCGEMFVLEKGEYPRWDSWSNSHRNYYIMSFRPVSMESEQHKICLYEMAEYKGRKMEIVDNDLPSLFTYGFTDRVGSATVTCGTWVGYQYPGYRGYQYLLERNEYRHWNQWGGRQPQIQSIRRVRDGQWHKAGCFN, encoded by the coding sequence ATGTCAGAGATGGCGAGTCAGAGCTCCCCAGTATCCGAGAGGAAGAGCCAACAGCCCAAGAAAGTTGAGGGGTGGATGGGCTCCTACAGGCTGTTCGTCTACGAGCGGGAGAACTTCCAGGGCCGGTGCCAGGAGTTTACTGGCGGGTGCACGAACCTGTGCGACGCCGGGTTTGACCGGGTGGGATCTATCCGTGTCGAGTCCGGGCCCTGGGTGGCCTACGAGCTGTCCAACTTCTGCGGGGAGATGTTCgtcctggagaagggggagtaccCTCGCTGGGACTCCTGGTCCAACAGCCACCGGAACTATTACATCATGTCCTTCAGGCCTGTGTCCATGGAGTCCGAGCAGCACAAGATCTGCCTGTACGAGATGGCCGAATACAAGGGGCGCAAGATGGAGATCGTGGACAACGACCTTCCCAGCCTCTTCACCTACGGCTTCACGGATCGCGTGGGCAGTGCCACTGTGACCTGCGGCACCTGGGTGGGCTACCAGTACCCGGGCTACCGCGGCTACCAGTACCTGCTGGAGAGGAATGAATACAGGCACTGGAACCAGTGGGGTGGCCGGCAGCCACAGATTCAGTCCATCCGCCGCGTCCGTGATGGACAGTGGCACAAGGCCGGCTGTTTCAACTAG